The following coding sequences lie in one Mucilaginibacter sp. KACC 22773 genomic window:
- a CDS encoding sensor histidine kinase, with amino-acid sequence MQKNRQIPYRAITLHLLFWLAYILYQCINNGWQDKDVFAFKLDPELSTEVPIGMLISYLNLYMLMPLFYYPQKYFGYVAGLLLLLLLGGLLQRFFAYAIWVPWDKMHDPGMYRMEKIIFWIPVRIFKNAANIIPITAITMLIKLMRNAFKHEKNMREMEKEKFNAEMGLLKAQINPHFFFNTLNTLYALTLKGSEQASKVVLRLSDLMHYMLYEASENRVLLQDEIKHLESYIGIEQMRFADRLELSFQYSGDITGKMIAPLLLLPFVENAFKHSLAESDGWITINIKVTGNRLFLKVENSYQPLPKPANYGLGLKNVKRRLELTYPDHYELVLNQNNGIFEADLKLDL; translated from the coding sequence ATGCAAAAAAACAGGCAGATACCATACCGGGCTATAACACTGCACCTGCTGTTCTGGCTGGCGTATATCCTGTACCAATGTATAAACAACGGCTGGCAGGATAAGGATGTATTTGCATTTAAACTCGATCCTGAGCTATCAACAGAGGTACCTATTGGTATGCTCATCTCCTACTTAAACTTGTATATGCTGATGCCGTTGTTCTACTATCCTCAAAAGTACTTCGGCTATGTAGCAGGCTTGTTATTATTATTACTGCTGGGCGGCCTTTTACAGCGCTTTTTTGCTTATGCGATATGGGTACCCTGGGATAAGATGCATGATCCGGGGATGTACCGGATGGAAAAAATAATCTTCTGGATCCCGGTGCGGATATTTAAAAACGCGGCTAATATTATCCCCATAACCGCAATAACCATGCTTATTAAGCTAATGCGCAATGCTTTTAAACATGAAAAAAACATGCGAGAAATGGAGAAGGAAAAATTTAATGCCGAAATGGGGCTGCTAAAAGCTCAAATAAACCCGCATTTCTTTTTTAATACCTTAAACACCTTGTATGCGCTTACACTAAAGGGCAGCGAACAGGCATCAAAAGTGGTGCTTCGCCTGTCGGATTTGATGCATTATATGTTGTATGAAGCAAGCGAAAACAGGGTATTGCTACAGGACGAGATTAAACACCTAGAAAGCTATATTGGCATTGAGCAAATGCGCTTTGCCGACAGGCTTGAATTATCGTTCCAATACTCCGGCGATATTACCGGCAAAATGATAGCCCCGCTTTTGTTACTTCCTTTTGTTGAAAATGCATTTAAACACAGCCTTGCCGAAAGCGACGGGTGGATAACCATTAACATTAAAGTTACCGGGAACCGGTTGTTTTTAAAGGTAGAAAACAGTTATCAACCATTACCCAAGCCAGCTAATTATGGCCTTGGGCTTAAAAATGTTAAACGGCGGCTGGAACTAACTTACCCGGACCATTATGAACTTGTACTGAACCAAAACAATGGCATTTTTGAGGCCGACCTGAAACTTGACCTATGA